Proteins encoded in a region of the Rhizobium sp. CC-YZS058 genome:
- a CDS encoding GTP-binding protein — protein MTASASDAAKPIPVTVLTGYLGAGKTTLLNRILSENHGRKYAVIVNEFGEIGIDNDLIVESDEEIYEMNNGCVCCTVRGDLIRVVEGLMRRPGRFDAIIVETTGLADPVPVAQTFFMDDDVRAKTELDAVIALVDAKHLPLRLKDSREAEDQIAFADVVLLNKTDLVTPEELARVEATIRVINPSARIHRTQRSEIDLTKVLDQGAFNLERALENEPHFLDHDHHDHDHVCGPDCGHDHHHHGHGHHHDHHHDHDHHHHDHAAPSAIHDVTVQSVSLRGGLMNPDRFFPWIQKITQTDGPNILRLKGIIAFAGDEERYVVQGVHMIIEGDHQRPWKEGEARESRLVFIGRDLDREKLERTFKACEAQPN, from the coding sequence ATGACCGCATCCGCTTCCGACGCTGCAAAGCCTATCCCCGTGACCGTGCTGACCGGCTATCTCGGCGCCGGCAAGACGACGCTTCTCAACCGGATCCTGTCCGAGAACCATGGTCGGAAATATGCGGTCATCGTCAACGAATTCGGCGAGATCGGCATCGACAATGATCTGATCGTCGAGTCCGACGAAGAGATCTACGAGATGAACAATGGCTGTGTCTGCTGCACGGTGCGTGGCGACCTCATCCGCGTCGTCGAAGGCCTGATGCGCCGGCCGGGGCGCTTCGACGCGATCATCGTCGAGACCACAGGCCTTGCCGATCCGGTTCCCGTGGCCCAGACCTTCTTCATGGATGACGATGTGCGTGCCAAGACCGAGCTCGATGCCGTCATCGCGCTGGTCGATGCAAAGCACCTGCCGCTGCGGCTGAAGGACAGCCGCGAGGCGGAGGACCAGATCGCGTTTGCCGATGTCGTGCTCTTGAACAAGACCGACCTGGTGACGCCGGAGGAGCTTGCCCGCGTCGAGGCGACGATCCGCGTCATCAACCCCTCCGCCCGCATCCACCGCACCCAGCGCTCCGAGATCGACCTGACCAAGGTGCTCGACCAGGGCGCCTTCAACCTGGAGCGCGCGCTCGAAAACGAGCCGCATTTCCTCGACCACGATCATCACGATCACGACCATGTCTGCGGCCCCGACTGCGGCCACGATCACCATCATCACGGCCATGGCCACCACCATGATCATCATCATGATCACGACCATCATCACCATGACCACGCCGCCCCTTCGGCCATCCATGACGTGACGGTCCAGTCGGTCTCGCTGCGCGGCGGCCTGATGAACCCGGACCGGTTCTTCCCCTGGATCCAGAAGATCACCCAGACCGACGGGCCGAACATTCTGCGTTTGAAGGGCATCATCGCCTTTGCGGGTGACGAGGAGCGCTATGTCGTCCAGGGCGTGCACATGATCATCGAAGGGGATCATCAGCGTCCCTGGAAAGAGGGTGAGGCGCGGGAAAGCCGTCTGGTGTTCATCGGTCGCGATCTCGACCGGGAGAAGCTGGAGCGGACGTTCAAGGCCTGCGAGGCGCAGCCGAACTGA
- a CDS encoding type II toxin-antitoxin system VapC family toxin, which yields MIALDTSALIAILAGEPAAEACASVLHRARVVLLSAASLTEAMIVASRRSLDAPLAAYLDGLAPTILPLTKERAERAAAAYRRFGKGFHPAGLNFGDCFAYAAAEEFACPLLFIGGDFARTDLSAALPPH from the coding sequence GTGATCGCCCTCGACACTTCGGCCTTGATCGCGATCCTTGCCGGAGAACCAGCCGCTGAAGCCTGCGCCAGTGTTCTTCATCGTGCTCGCGTCGTTCTGCTATCTGCCGCCAGCCTGACGGAAGCGATGATTGTTGCGTCCCGTCGCAGCCTCGATGCCCCGCTCGCTGCCTACCTGGATGGTCTCGCCCCAACCATTCTCCCCCTGACGAAAGAACGGGCAGAGCGCGCGGCGGCGGCCTATCGGCGGTTCGGAAAGGGGTTCCACCCGGCCGGGCTGAACTTCGGCGATTGCTTTGCCTATGCCGCGGCGGAGGAATTCGCGTGTCCGCTTCTCTTCATCGGCGGAGATTTTGCCCGGACGGACTTGTCCGCGGCCCTGCCGCCACATTGA
- a CDS encoding type II toxin-antitoxin system prevent-host-death family antitoxin encodes MRISITEAADRLPELVRRVEAGEDVVLTDNGVEAARLRPVEPAIVQAARSIHDPEERLRFLDELLARVRQKTGGTNASFPDAAHSQDFLYDDETGLPA; translated from the coding sequence ATGCGCATCTCCATCACGGAAGCCGCCGACCGCCTGCCCGAACTCGTCCGCCGCGTGGAAGCGGGCGAGGATGTGGTGCTGACCGACAATGGCGTCGAGGCGGCACGGCTGCGGCCGGTCGAGCCTGCAATCGTGCAGGCGGCGCGGTCGATCCACGACCCGGAAGAACGGCTGCGGTTCCTCGACGAACTCTTGGCACGCGTACGACAGAAGACCGGCGGGACGAACGCCTCCTTCCCCGACGCAGCCCACAGTCAGGACTTCCTCTACGATGACGAGACCGGTTTGCCGGCGTGA
- a CDS encoding creatininase family protein: MRSPSPFWQDTDFSGAPETRSGWIAVLPLGAHEQHGPHLPFETDTLIADGIARRLASALPADLPVTILPAEPVGYSIEHSDSEGTRSLSYGEAIERWIGVAQDLRARGIRKLMLLNAHGGNSPLMTIVATELRVRFKMLVVATSWTRFGQPQGWMAPEAKAIDIHGGEIETSVMLALHPERVDMPRARDFPSRQTDYAARFTHLRAYGPHAFGWMMRDLNPDGAAGNAAAASAARGEALVAHAVDGLRVLLQDMHAFDLRSFD; encoded by the coding sequence ATGCGCTCCCCCTCCCCCTTCTGGCAGGACACTGATTTTTCCGGCGCGCCCGAAACGCGGTCCGGCTGGATCGCGGTTCTGCCGCTCGGCGCGCATGAACAGCACGGGCCGCACCTGCCTTTCGAAACCGACACACTGATTGCCGATGGCATTGCGCGGCGCCTGGCTTCCGCCCTGCCCGCCGACCTGCCGGTGACGATCCTGCCGGCAGAGCCGGTCGGCTACTCGATCGAGCACAGCGACAGCGAGGGCACCCGCTCCCTCTCCTATGGCGAGGCCATCGAGCGATGGATCGGCGTGGCGCAGGACCTGCGCGCGCGCGGCATTCGCAAGCTGATGCTGCTCAACGCCCATGGCGGCAACTCGCCCCTGATGACGATCGTCGCCACGGAACTGCGCGTCCGGTTCAAGATGCTCGTGGTCGCAACCAGCTGGACCCGGTTCGGGCAGCCGCAGGGCTGGATGGCGCCGGAGGCCAAGGCGATCGATATTCACGGCGGCGAGATCGAAACCTCGGTCATGCTGGCGCTCCATCCCGAACGGGTCGACATGCCCCGCGCGCGTGACTTTCCCTCCCGCCAGACGGACTATGCCGCGCGTTTTACCCATCTGCGCGCCTATGGCCCGCATGCCTTCGGCTGGATGATGCGCGACCTTAACCCCGACGGCGCCGCCGGCAACGCCGCCGCCGCCAGTGCGGCGCGCGGCGAAGCCCTGGTCGCCCATGCGGTCGATGGCCTTCGGGTCTTGCTCCAGGATATGCACGCCTTCGACCTGCGCAGCTTCGACTGA